The proteins below are encoded in one region of Rubripirellula reticaptiva:
- a CDS encoding sulfatase family protein yields MKTFLLSAFLLLILLQASIVIAADDRPNIIYLMADDQNTGSLGCYGNDEVVTPNIDQLARDGMAFDRHYNTTSICMASRANVFTGMYEYKTGTNFTHGDMKPEVWSKSYPVLLREAGYMTAFAGKFGIEVEGRGLCGSDFDLWGGGPGQTNYETRRNKSMEKYADEFPHSTLSYGAFGRDAIREAVKQKKPLCLSISFKAPHKPATPDPKFDSVYAGRKFTKPANFGRAAGEHLSTQSKQGRQYPRFSEWKYDSDYDGEMAKYYQQIHAIDVAVGMIRDELAEQGIDRNTVVIYTSDNGYICGAHGYGSKVLPMEESSRVPLIIYDPRSASAGRQWRCSALTGNIDFAPTILELAGLSAPENMDGVSLCPLLMDAKSEVREQLAFINTFDKLPTHSLSVMTRSWKYTYWWYGDSEMKPTEELFHLDDDPLEMANLALSPGAESSLATMRAKYDEELAKWKEQVVPYNNYTQYGTLFDRDIPWQQKNTQKKSRNRE; encoded by the coding sequence ATGAAAACCTTTCTCCTTTCAGCTTTTCTGTTGTTGATTCTGCTGCAGGCCTCGATCGTCATCGCGGCGGACGACCGTCCGAACATCATCTATCTGATGGCAGATGACCAGAACACAGGTTCACTCGGATGCTACGGCAACGATGAAGTTGTGACGCCTAATATTGATCAGTTGGCGCGTGATGGCATGGCCTTTGACCGTCACTACAACACGACGTCGATTTGCATGGCGAGCCGCGCTAACGTGTTCACAGGAATGTACGAGTACAAGACGGGGACCAATTTTACACACGGCGATATGAAGCCCGAGGTTTGGTCCAAGTCATATCCCGTGTTGCTTCGTGAGGCCGGTTATATGACTGCGTTTGCAGGGAAGTTTGGAATCGAAGTTGAAGGTCGGGGTTTATGCGGATCGGACTTTGATTTATGGGGAGGTGGTCCCGGACAGACGAATTACGAGACGCGGCGAAATAAGTCGATGGAAAAATACGCCGATGAGTTTCCGCACTCAACATTGTCTTACGGCGCCTTCGGTCGAGACGCGATACGCGAAGCTGTGAAGCAGAAGAAACCTCTGTGCCTCTCGATCAGCTTTAAGGCGCCTCACAAGCCTGCGACACCGGATCCAAAATTCGATTCCGTCTACGCAGGAAGGAAGTTTACCAAGCCCGCGAACTTTGGACGCGCCGCTGGTGAGCATCTTTCAACGCAGAGCAAACAAGGACGCCAATACCCGCGTTTCAGCGAGTGGAAGTACGACTCGGACTACGACGGCGAGATGGCAAAGTACTATCAACAGATCCATGCGATTGACGTCGCCGTGGGAATGATCCGCGACGAACTGGCCGAGCAAGGGATCGATAGAAACACTGTCGTGATCTACACCAGCGACAACGGGTATATCTGTGGTGCTCACGGGTACGGTTCCAAAGTGCTGCCGATGGAGGAATCGTCTCGCGTGCCGCTGATCATCTACGATCCTCGCAGCGCATCTGCCGGTCGCCAGTGGCGTTGTTCTGCATTGACGGGGAACATCGATTTCGCGCCGACCATTTTGGAACTCGCAGGGCTGTCAGCGCCCGAAAACATGGATGGTGTCAGCTTGTGCCCGTTGTTGATGGATGCAAAATCCGAAGTCCGCGAGCAGTTGGCGTTCATCAACACATTCGACAAACTGCCCACGCACTCGCTAAGTGTGATGACGCGTTCGTGGAAGTACACGTATTGGTGGTATGGCGATTCCGAGATGAAACCCACCGAAGAACTTTTTCATCTCGACGACGATCCACTGGAAATGGCCAACCTTGCCTTAAGCCCGGGTGCAGAAAGTTCGCTTGCGACAATGCGAGCAAAGTACGACGAAGAGTTGGCGAAATGGAAAGAGCAGGTTGTCCCCTACAACAACTATACGCAGTATGGAACGTTGTTTGACCGCGACATTCCTTGGCAACAAAAGAACACGCAGAAGAAATCAAGGAATCGAGAATGA
- a CDS encoding alpha-L-fucosidase, protein MFSSLDSFRVRLTAIGMLTIGVNGMFGGDFGASDLVAQEQVAAKSESASSESVDVARDQRMAWWREARFGMFVHWGVYSTTGGEYNGKKLPNSAEWMMNKGRIPIAEYEQYAAQFNPAKFDAAAFVGLAKQAGMKYLVITAKHHDGFSMFGSTASDYNVVDATPFKRDIMKELSVECQKQGIRLGFYYSQAQDWHHPGGMGNSWDKDLKRVSNDEYVLGKAVPEVKQLLTEYGPIGIFWWDTPRKMSRESFNALHSLTKLQPSVITNDRLGDDFPGDYKTFERQIPPNAPADKDWEVCMPISGSWGYKKGDNDFKSPSTLIRNLIDIASKGGNYLLNVSPTGDGTLLPPAVERLKEVGKWMAINGESIYETSASPLQALGWGRCTSKKIDGGTRLYLHVFDWPKDGRLVIPGVKNEVRKASLLASGTDLQGRLTDDGIELLVPAEGPDAVASVIVLDVDGVLELDPQWPSVDAAGSLVLAADAAYLHNNEGSKQASIRHHSDIPHVGYWMDAQAWVEWTANIDKPGIYEVVATLSVEAEMTQFDVSIGDRQLAATAVSTGGYGKYTEQSLGSIEIDQVGEASIKCKPIADRWNPMNLRSITLKRIESAE, encoded by the coding sequence ATGTTCAGTTCGCTTGATTCTTTCCGCGTCCGATTGACGGCAATTGGAATGTTGACGATCGGTGTCAACGGAATGTTCGGCGGTGATTTTGGTGCTAGTGACCTGGTCGCCCAGGAGCAGGTTGCGGCGAAATCCGAATCGGCTAGTTCCGAATCGGTTGATGTTGCTCGCGACCAGCGAATGGCGTGGTGGCGTGAAGCACGATTCGGCATGTTCGTCCACTGGGGTGTCTATTCGACAACCGGCGGTGAGTACAACGGCAAGAAATTGCCGAACAGTGCCGAGTGGATGATGAACAAGGGTCGCATCCCGATTGCTGAATACGAGCAGTATGCGGCTCAGTTCAATCCCGCAAAATTCGATGCGGCCGCGTTCGTTGGCTTAGCGAAACAAGCCGGCATGAAATACTTGGTGATCACTGCCAAGCACCACGACGGTTTCTCGATGTTCGGTTCGACCGCGAGTGACTACAACGTCGTCGATGCGACGCCGTTCAAACGTGACATCATGAAAGAACTGTCAGTCGAGTGCCAGAAACAAGGCATTCGGTTGGGGTTCTATTACTCGCAAGCCCAAGACTGGCACCATCCCGGCGGGATGGGAAACAGTTGGGACAAAGATCTGAAACGCGTCAGCAATGATGAGTATGTTCTCGGGAAGGCGGTACCTGAAGTCAAGCAGTTGTTGACCGAGTACGGCCCGATCGGAATCTTCTGGTGGGATACGCCGCGAAAGATGAGTCGTGAATCGTTTAACGCACTTCACTCGCTGACCAAATTGCAGCCTAGCGTGATCACGAACGATCGTCTTGGCGACGACTTCCCCGGTGACTACAAAACGTTCGAACGCCAAATTCCACCGAACGCGCCTGCAGACAAGGACTGGGAAGTCTGCATGCCGATTAGCGGTAGCTGGGGCTACAAAAAGGGCGACAACGATTTCAAGTCGCCATCAACGTTGATCCGTAACTTGATCGATATCGCCAGTAAAGGCGGAAACTATCTGTTGAACGTCAGCCCCACCGGCGACGGAACTCTGTTGCCTCCAGCAGTTGAACGTTTGAAAGAAGTCGGCAAGTGGATGGCGATCAACGGTGAATCGATCTACGAGACCTCGGCCAGCCCATTGCAGGCACTCGGATGGGGACGTTGCACATCAAAAAAGATTGACGGTGGTACGCGATTGTACTTGCACGTTTTTGATTGGCCGAAAGACGGTCGTTTGGTTATCCCCGGTGTGAAGAACGAAGTACGAAAGGCTAGCCTGCTTGCCAGCGGCACGGATCTGCAAGGTCGTTTGACCGATGACGGAATCGAGTTGTTGGTTCCCGCGGAAGGGCCCGACGCGGTTGCTAGTGTGATCGTCTTGGACGTTGATGGCGTTCTTGAACTCGATCCACAGTGGCCGTCCGTTGACGCAGCCGGCTCGCTTGTTTTGGCGGCTGACGCGGCCTATCTGCACAACAACGAAGGCAGCAAACAAGCAAGCATTCGTCACCACAGCGACATCCCGCACGTCGGTTACTGGATGGACGCTCAGGCTTGGGTCGAGTGGACTGCAAACATCGACAAGCCTGGAATTTACGAGGTCGTCGCGACGTTGTCGGTCGAAGCCGAAATGACTCAGTTCGACGTCAGCATCGGCGATCGCCAACTGGCGGCAACCGCAGTCTCTACGGGGGGCTACGGAAAGTACACGGAACAATCGTTAGGGTCGATTGAGATCGATCAAGTTGGCGAGGCCAGCATCAAGTGCAAGCCGATTGCCGACCGTTGGAATCCGATGAATCTGCGTTCGATTACGCTGAAGCGAATTGAATCGGCAGAATAG
- a CDS encoding right-handed parallel beta-helix repeat-containing protein, whose product MNTIVQRASLSLFIACLSVQALAAAELYVSSSGSDNNDGSKSAPVASIGKAKSLARSFAGNQAVTVHVGDGVYYLPETLVFESADSGSAQNPIVYVADNEGGAVLSGGTKLDLTWRPFRDGILQATTPPNVVIDQLFIDGRNQRMARYPNFDASKTTEAYQGFSADAFAKERVAGWADPVGGYIHAMHRSRWGGYHYRITGKDSAGDVTFEGGWQNNRPSGMHNEFRMVENIFEELDAAGEWFHDAKTRTLYYKPAPGVDLASATVEIVRLRRLIEFSGSEESPVRYITLSGFTIRHAARTFMETKEPLLRSDWAIYRGGAIFLSGTEDISVTDSTFDQVGGNAVFASNYNRRVHVKGCHIHDAGASGVCFVGDPDAVRDPLFGYGAKNDLSKIDRTPGPKTNNYPADSVVEDCLIHGIGRVERQPAGVLIEMAQRVTVRDCSIYDCARAGINIGDGAWGGHLIERCDVFDTVQETHDHGSFNSWGRDRYWRSDHLAATQKAVDASPELPFLDAVETTVIRDSRWRCDHGWDIDLDDGSSNYDIYNNLMLGGGLKLREGFRRRAWNNITVNNGFHPHVWFNHSGDEVFSNIFMAAHRGARMPSDLAKGKRVNENLFFVSDASIKDRFAEFGWDTESIVGDPLFVAPSEGDFRVKPDSPALKIGFKNFPMGQFGVKKPALKSIAKSPTIPVPDSRSKADSDPLPVKADPMQRFWLGAKLRQLSGEEFSAYGSRKEDGGVSLDDVPKTSEAAAAGLRAGDLILSINQQKTPDFKSFFAAVVSLGAAPLELQLVRDQNVMAQSISQHSYVVIESATEPGGFHDVALSAKTLGTVSANQKTRNEPIEILLDGKLAVGFGPVFANGVNSGAYRMDLGQSRPISTVSTWSFANGDRGHQVFTLYGSASADDPGWDVTKYTALATIDTSVVKPDAIRSSMFIATELRSPSGIGKYRWIVWRVSPVTDTAGGENTAFQEFSVQ is encoded by the coding sequence ATGAACACCATCGTCCAACGTGCTTCTCTTTCACTCTTCATCGCATGTCTGAGTGTTCAGGCTCTCGCTGCTGCTGAACTCTATGTCAGCTCCAGCGGAAGTGACAACAATGACGGCAGCAAGTCGGCGCCGGTCGCGTCGATCGGGAAAGCAAAGTCGCTGGCCCGATCGTTTGCGGGGAATCAGGCTGTCACCGTTCACGTAGGCGACGGTGTCTATTACTTGCCCGAGACGCTTGTGTTTGAATCGGCGGATTCGGGTTCAGCCCAGAACCCGATCGTCTATGTCGCGGATAACGAGGGCGGCGCGGTCTTGAGTGGCGGGACAAAACTGGACCTGACTTGGCGTCCGTTTCGCGATGGAATCTTGCAAGCCACGACTCCGCCCAATGTTGTAATTGATCAGTTGTTTATCGATGGTCGGAATCAGAGGATGGCTCGTTATCCAAACTTTGACGCCAGCAAAACGACGGAGGCCTATCAGGGTTTTTCCGCGGACGCGTTCGCAAAGGAACGGGTCGCCGGTTGGGCAGACCCCGTTGGTGGATACATCCATGCGATGCATCGCTCGCGTTGGGGCGGGTATCACTATCGAATCACGGGGAAAGACTCCGCCGGCGACGTGACCTTTGAAGGCGGTTGGCAGAATAACCGTCCATCGGGGATGCACAACGAGTTTCGGATGGTGGAAAACATCTTCGAAGAACTCGACGCGGCAGGCGAATGGTTTCACGATGCAAAAACGCGAACGCTCTACTACAAGCCAGCCCCTGGTGTGGATTTGGCATCGGCGACAGTCGAGATCGTACGGCTAAGACGTCTGATCGAGTTTTCCGGTAGCGAAGAATCGCCGGTGCGGTACATCACGTTAAGCGGATTTACGATCAGGCACGCCGCGCGAACGTTCATGGAAACGAAAGAACCGCTGCTCCGCAGTGACTGGGCGATCTATCGCGGCGGTGCGATCTTCTTGTCGGGAACCGAAGACATTTCGGTCACCGACTCGACATTCGATCAGGTCGGCGGCAACGCGGTGTTCGCCAGCAACTACAACCGCCGAGTCCATGTGAAAGGATGTCACATCCATGACGCGGGCGCCAGCGGAGTTTGTTTTGTGGGCGACCCGGACGCGGTACGTGATCCATTGTTCGGCTACGGTGCGAAGAATGACTTGTCTAAGATCGACCGAACGCCAGGCCCGAAAACAAACAACTATCCGGCGGATTCGGTCGTCGAAGACTGCTTGATTCACGGCATCGGCCGGGTCGAACGGCAACCCGCAGGTGTCTTGATCGAGATGGCACAGCGAGTGACAGTGCGAGATTGTTCGATCTACGATTGTGCTCGAGCGGGCATTAACATTGGGGACGGCGCATGGGGCGGTCACCTGATCGAGCGATGTGATGTGTTCGATACGGTGCAAGAAACTCATGACCACGGTTCGTTCAATTCTTGGGGGCGAGACCGGTATTGGCGAAGCGATCATTTGGCTGCTACGCAAAAAGCGGTGGACGCCTCGCCTGAATTACCGTTCTTGGACGCCGTGGAAACGACCGTGATTCGGGACAGCCGCTGGCGCTGTGATCACGGGTGGGACATCGATTTGGACGATGGTTCGTCGAACTACGACATCTACAACAATCTGATGTTGGGTGGCGGTTTGAAACTGCGCGAAGGTTTCCGTCGTCGTGCTTGGAACAACATCACGGTCAACAATGGATTTCATCCACATGTCTGGTTCAATCACAGCGGTGACGAGGTCTTCAGCAACATCTTCATGGCGGCTCATCGTGGTGCTCGGATGCCAAGCGACTTAGCAAAGGGCAAACGGGTCAACGAGAATCTTTTTTTTGTCAGTGACGCATCCATCAAGGATCGATTCGCCGAGTTTGGCTGGGACACCGAATCGATTGTCGGCGATCCCCTGTTTGTGGCACCGTCCGAGGGTGATTTTCGAGTGAAACCGGACTCGCCTGCCTTGAAAATCGGATTCAAAAACTTTCCGATGGGCCAGTTCGGTGTAAAGAAACCGGCGTTGAAATCGATCGCGAAATCACCAACGATCCCAGTTCCCGACAGTCGCAGCAAAGCTGATTCGGACCCGTTGCCAGTCAAAGCCGATCCGATGCAGCGGTTTTGGCTCGGTGCAAAGTTAAGGCAGCTTAGCGGCGAAGAATTCTCGGCTTACGGATCTCGCAAAGAAGACGGCGGAGTCTCGCTGGACGATGTTCCAAAGACCAGCGAAGCAGCGGCCGCCGGATTACGTGCTGGCGATTTGATTCTGTCGATCAATCAACAAAAGACACCTGATTTCAAATCGTTCTTTGCCGCGGTTGTGTCGCTAGGTGCCGCGCCGCTTGAACTGCAACTTGTCCGTGACCAGAACGTCATGGCTCAGTCCATTTCGCAACATTCGTATGTCGTTATCGAATCGGCAACCGAGCCAGGCGGCTTCCATGATGTCGCATTGTCGGCAAAGACGCTCGGGACCGTTTCCGCGAACCAGAAGACACGTAATGAACCGATCGAAATTTTGCTCGATGGTAAACTTGCCGTTGGATTCGGCCCAGTCTTTGCGAATGGCGTGAACAGCGGAGCTTATCGAATGGACCTGGGCCAATCGCGACCAATCTCAACCGTTTCGACGTGGTCATTTGCAAACGGCGATCGCGGTCATCAAGTCTTCACGCTTTACGGCAGCGCGTCCGCTGATGACCCGGGCTGGGACGTCACCAAATACACAGCGCTAGCAACGATCGACACATCGGTTGTGAAGCCGGACGCGATCAGGTCATCAATGTTCATAGCAACCGAACTACGATCACCGTCGGGGATCGGGAAGTATCGATGGATCGTTTGGCGCGTATCGCCGGTTACAGACACCGCTGGCGGCGAAAACACGGCATTTCAAGAATTTTCCGTTCAATAG
- a CDS encoding DUF1559 domain-containing protein: MPLVELLVVIAIIGVLVGLLLPAVQAAREAARRMSCSNNFKQLGLGIHNYHSAFKQLPTHGTGTVEANAGNQWWQNTDVTNNMQLSVLVSMLPMIEQQGLWEQISNPSTVGGTWYAMGPTPDRITYTPWTLDIPTLRCPSDPGVGLPALGRTNYAACIGDSSDETAYGPWPNLRIVGMTRTRAQTAQSAHRGFFKPFDTTKFRDCLDGLSNTVAMGEIATYLGDKDKRAVLPNFTAGNNSGTMTVIRDNPKACEGTIDPLRPQFWTADSRGTRGRGYRWADAKTIFSGMVTILPPNSEICSRTNGDDLNLCGSASSYHQGGAHVLMGDGAVKFITDSIEAGNSRGGMVWNGGTGTQSPGSQSPFGLWGSLGTRASKEVIDTEI, translated from the coding sequence ATTCCCCTAGTGGAACTGCTGGTTGTTATTGCAATCATCGGTGTCCTCGTTGGACTGCTGCTGCCCGCCGTACAGGCTGCACGTGAAGCAGCTCGACGAATGAGCTGCAGCAATAATTTCAAGCAACTTGGACTTGGAATTCACAACTACCACTCTGCGTTCAAGCAGTTGCCTACCCACGGTACCGGCACCGTTGAAGCCAACGCAGGAAACCAGTGGTGGCAGAACACTGACGTCACCAACAACATGCAATTGAGTGTGCTGGTTAGCATGTTGCCGATGATCGAACAACAAGGTCTCTGGGAACAAATTTCGAACCCAAGCACCGTTGGCGGAACTTGGTATGCAATGGGACCAACTCCGGATCGCATCACTTACACTCCTTGGACATTAGATATCCCAACTCTTCGCTGTCCAAGCGATCCAGGTGTTGGGCTGCCTGCACTCGGGCGTACAAACTACGCCGCTTGCATCGGCGATTCATCGGATGAAACCGCTTACGGACCATGGCCTAATCTGCGAATCGTTGGCATGACCCGAACTCGGGCACAGACCGCGCAATCGGCTCACCGTGGTTTCTTCAAACCATTCGACACCACTAAGTTTCGTGACTGCTTGGACGGGCTTTCCAACACCGTTGCAATGGGCGAGATCGCGACGTACTTGGGCGACAAAGACAAGCGAGCTGTTTTGCCAAACTTTACAGCTGGCAACAACAGCGGGACGATGACGGTGATCCGTGACAATCCGAAAGCTTGCGAAGGAACGATTGATCCCCTTCGTCCTCAGTTCTGGACAGCCGATAGCCGAGGGACTCGCGGTCGTGGCTATCGCTGGGCTGATGCAAAGACGATCTTCTCGGGCATGGTCACGATTTTGCCACCCAACAGTGAAATTTGCAGCCGAACCAACGGTGATGACTTGAACCTTTGCGGTTCAGCATCGAGCTATCACCAAGGTGGCGCCCACGTCTTGATGGGTGACGGAGCGGTGAAGTTCATCACGGACTCGATCGAAGCCGGAAATTCACGTGGCGGTATGGTTTGGAATGGCGGTACTGGTACTCAGTCGCCTGGTTCGCAAAGTCCGTTTGGGCTTTGGGGTTCGCTGGGCACACGAGCCAGCAAAGAAGTCATCGACACCGAAATCTAG